From the genome of Solanum lycopersicum chromosome 12, SLM_r2.1:
GGTAACCACAACTAATGCTACCTTGGCCCTACTCAACTAATGAATAACTTCATTTAATATAAAGCAATGAAAACATTTAGTTTGTTAAAGAAAATACAAGATCAAactcaaatttaattatatgtaagtaatataatttttaggggaaattctctaaccgacaaccaccactatgagccttaTTGGTGATACATCGTCTTGCCCATGCTGCAAGAAGTGTCTTATACTTTGATGACGCATAGAACttcttaacttagtggatctactagcttaacttacatgatcatctaaaaagtatgagcCGTTTatacccatgatggctaaatGGTTTTCTTGGACACTTAAGTTAAAATGATTTCTTATCCACAAACCAATTTCTCCCATCTGACAGCCGTTGTCAAACCCTTCAATTCccttcaatattttttacaattattgCTCCTACAACCGACTAGATTACATTTATAACTACATAGATGAATTCTAATTTGTACCGTTCCCTCTGGTTGACAACAAAACATCAATGGGTTTTATACTAGATAACAATCGCTATGTCTAGTATTAAATTAGGTGTAATTTCGCGTTTATCACTCCTCAAGTTGTAAGAGAtcttaattgtttttctttttctctaattttttattcttcttgaaCTCTCTTATTAAACCCAAAGCTTAAATAAGGATTGTAAAACTTACCCATGTCAGATATGACTCAAAAATATTTCTGAATTCGTTATAATatgattgggtaaggaaaagtccaaaatacccctcactagCTTGGGAAACTTTCTTAAATGGTCATAATAACTTAAAAGAAGCATATGTCCCTCATTGAAACTCAAAACATACACAACTCAATGGCATTGCAAAGAGGATTCCAAGACCTTTTACTCGGTATACTATGTACCACTTAACTCTCCATGTACTGAAAGTTATGATTGGTTGAAGTTAACccaaaaagtcacaacttaaaAAAACTTGATAAATTCGCTATTTCCAATTTAGCGATGTCTAAAGTTAACTATTTCTATGGAAGGATGTTACAATTTCATAATGTATCGtatcatattcaaatatttggTGATTCCATAGACAACACACAAATTTCACTCTATTGTGTTAAAAATGTGATAATGAAATATAAAGTGTAGGAGAATATCAAATATcggtttatatattttaaattgtgataTGATTTAGGCTTCCTTAcatttacaatattatttcatttttcataagcTACGAGTATATTTTACAAGTCTACAAATGCTCTAGAAGTTGCacaaataacttaaaattttaaattgaagcGCCTAAATTATGTTGTACATGAATAGGTAATATTGTCAATGCTAAAAATTGAAGGTCTTTTATTAAGCATGACTATATGAGGATATATAGACGATTGAACAagagaaaatttataaaatctataaatacaataacaaaaaatataccaaataaaatttaatcaattgatatattaatttgCTAATATATATGTCACAAAAGAATGAGATAATGACAACTTCATAAATAGTTCAATAACATCAATCTAATTAGGAAAATATGtaatatgtaattaatattGTTAGAGATTGTCAATGAtacaaataaacttaaaaagaaatttaataaatataatgattttttaaaaaatcctaccttataagaaaatcaacataaatatttttacatttttgttatttgagtttatttttatcaaataatatgatgattttcttGCTATAAATAGGTGGTTAGAACAAAAAACAAACATCACATTTTCCTATATTTTCAGTCCAGAAATATATCCATGAAAGTAAGTATTGGTCGCAAAAGAATTGTAATTGCAAggatacaaaattcaaaaaatagacAAGTAACATTCTCGAAACGACGTATTGACCTATTTATATAGGAAACTGAGCTATGTACTTGATGTGGTGCTTATGTTGcttttgtgattttttcatCTAGCAACAAAGTATATTCATGTGGACATCCTTCCACTGAGTTAATTGTGGATAAGTTTCTTGGAGAAAATCAACCCGGCTTTGATGCTCCTAATTCCACTAGTTTATCTCATCAAAATGTCAATGTTGATGAGATCAACAATGAACTAAACATGTTGGAGAATTCACATGAAAAACAGAAAAAACATGGAAAAGCTCTCCAAGGATTAAGGGAAGAACTTCCATATGAACAACTCAACTTTTCTGACCTTAAAAAGTTAATTGAGCTCTTGGAAGCTGCagatgaagaagttgaaagagTAGTGAGCTAACTTATGGAGTATGATACGGAATTTCCGTATCAACCTATTGGAATGTTCCTTTCTCCTTTAAGAGTTGATGGCAACAGTTCGTCCAATTGCAATGAAGCGCTATCTGGATccaatgaataaatatttaactttatttaaaattcaatgacttaattgtgtattatagtgttttgattttcatatctatgattatgtttcttatatttatgatttcaattttaaccttcaaatatgtttgttattgaatGGGACGAACTTGTATTTAgtacttcttttattttaattttgtttgtatTACCTTTTTTAGGtcagtttaaaaaatattatatattttctttatttttggctGCTCTTAGCTAAGTCTTTTCATATGTCATGCATAAAATCACAAGAATAAAAAGCATTTTGTTACATTTcacatatcattaatttatcaaaacaagatttaaaagttagtttattttctcaattttaatgccaattcaaaataatatactcaaataaaaatgaaaaggataTGGAATAATTGCCAATTGAAATTGATGTATAAGTGTTGAAAGATAAAGTAGTAAAAGAatattgaataagaaaataaaactcATGTCAGATAGCTTGAAGTGCAAAATATcttatctaaaaaaattaaaattcttattgaGTATAGCATGTATTCgctaataactttaaaattaacatTACTTATTGTCATCGATAAAGTAGTCTTACAACCTCACTTCAtcttatacatatttattgtttataatttttaatgttatttaaatgacaataaaaataatttctggttgtagatatttataatttaattaaaaaaaactattgttATGATACTTTTTTCACGTGTCAAAAGTTATCAATAGATTTTATGAATTTAGAAATGCTCTAGAAGATAtccaaataacataaaatactgTATTAAAGATCCATAAAAATTTTgtacaataatataatttaaacaataaatatttttctattctgAAAGATAATAGTAGATGGTCTTTTATTTAGCATGGTGTAACACCATCTTTTTTTAGCTGAGCCAAGAAGGGAAGGATCACATCGGCAGAGAAATGGTGTCTTGGACGTGCTGCCGAGTAGTTCAACTAAGTAGTACTATGTCTCTCAAAGATCGAAATTATGAAGATATTATAGGCTAGAAAAATCGCTGAATTTATTGGCGGTTCCGAATAACTGCGTTGAGTGATCATTCGCACCACAAcgttttaataatataaatactcattattatttttagcttAGGATCGAATTCCTTAGTATTGAACAATAATTTTAAgcttttatttttgagttataaGTTAGAAGAAGGTGTTGAAGTACTTGAAGATTCAAAGGGTTTCATCTCCCAAATTTTGGATCAGACCCATGGATTCTTAAACCTACATACTCATTTgaatgaaaactcattttgatataaatttctATCTCTTGTATATGTCAAGATTAAACCCCAATTCTAAGGGTGTGATTTTGTGAACATAAGTTAGATTATCTATTGGATCTTTGTTTATGATTGTTTACTTGTTGtttaattgtgattttttttagtacttttgtttgaatttttttgaaattatagttGCAAAACCCAAACAGACCCCTTTTTGCATAATCATAGGCATACTTGAGATAAGCTGAAACAATGAAAAATGTGCACAAGCTAAATCACGATACAATTGAAATGATAGAGATTACCTATACACTAAAATGAGAATATAGGTAACTGAGAGTTTAAATACTAAAGAAAAGTCAAACAAAACGACTACAGATGGAACTAGCTATgcgtaacgacctgtttagtcgttttgagcagcagattttatttctggagaaacaggctgaggcgacagaccccacgacagaccgtcatgggcacgacggaccatcgcagggtctcgtttcaaaacacttagaaaatctgaaattgggtactgaaagtcgactctttgaacttcgtgacggaatggcaggacggaccgtcacaggcgtgacggaacGTCACAGTCTTCAGTGgaaatccagtctctgaaccttgcgacgacctgcaggacagaccgtcgcaggcacgacgggccgtcgcaggttgcgtaatctcattctgggttggatttctttatacgttttaagggacgtttttgactattccttctttaattataaagttagtgggttaatgttaataagtctaattacttgggggttaaaagaggtaaccttaagttaattagtgggttattattgacatcttttattcttaattatatactaatcagggtaaaagaaagagggtttgcataaagaaaatttgaaagcacaagagagggagaaaacgaacgaaaagggagagaagaagaacaaagctttgggaatttgcttgcttgatcactagtcttcggtggaggtaggttatggtttctgttacgatattcatagtaaactcttaatagtgaatgatatgtattgataatattgtaaatcctgctatgtgcttaattgtatgcttgcatgaatataattatataattgtgattatataagcatgatgaagttattgaatcccaaaatcttgcaaaaccctaatctctttgttaatgatgaggccttggtataaaagaaggcgtgatgaactaaaataatgagattgatgatgccttggaagaaaagaaggcttgatgaattgatagaaggagattaggggatcgggtgttacgaaccgacacgtagatttaggggatcaggtgtcacgaaccgacacatagatttaggggatcgggtgtcacgaaccgacacgtagatttaggggatcagagtgtcacgatCCGAGACATAGtcgtaggggatcagagtgtcacgtaccgacacaagaggattaatgaatatgagggagaagattgtcacgtaccgacacaagagaaataaagataatgaatcttgaaagatgttaatatactcactCTAAtaaacataattcccaaatgagtatggtattgaggcttgagttctcatgtgtgaacttgacggtaattgttaatgatatagtacttggtGTTGCTACAatttgagtatcatagttgattttatgatattacttggtatatattgatttctattttgacttggctgatgatatctactcagtacccgtgttttgtacatactcctacttttattgttttcttcttgtttatttgtggagtgcagcaaacgtgtcgtcatcttcgactcaacagtaattctagccagtcttcattactccggatatcagttccggcatggactagcttttatatattttttagcttcttagaaactcttagatttagtaattgaagtagatgttcttgtgatgatgacttccaaattttggggataataatagttattgattttattaatgagtttaagtcttccgcattactttctgttgatattatattgaaatgttaaggtttagattggttggttcactcacataggagggtaagtgtgggtgccagtcgtggcccggatttgggtcgtgacactatgtcttaaataagcctctaaattgACTAGAAATATTTAGACTTCCCAAGCTATAgctagaaaatttgaaactaaagTTAAAACAACACAAACATAGTCATGTCACTAGTCCTCAAAAAGTACGACTCACGACTAATGTTGTTGAGCTAATGATAGGTAATCCATGTATGTGTGATCTTAATGTTGAGTACtagaacctacatcacgagaacaTGTACCCCAGAACATGTTTTATCACTTAAAAGGTACCGAGCATGAAGGAAAGAGTGATAGTGAACAGTAACATTATTGAATCAAAGCATCTAAGCAATGACATGATTTGAACAGAAATAGAATACTAAATGTATTGTACATGACTAAACATAAAGCAATGACCAAGATCATAATATGAAGAAACTGAATATTGAACTATATTGATAACATGCTAAATCCATTAGAATATGAATGAACTATAAGGGAGCTTACTAATAAACGACATAAAACCAAATGACTTAAATGTGAAGTCCGATGTGTGCAACCTATAGAGAAGACCCAATGTACCCTACCTTAGATATATAGGCATGCTGATATGATGAATAAGATGATGCGCACAAAGAGGACTTAAATCCTATGTGGCACGTAGTTCTGTCAATTGGGTGTGACTTACCCTATGCCACTTGGTATTGAGATTCCCATATGATTAAGCAATTAACATGTTATGGCTTTTATATTGTTACACTAGATAACTCAAACCTGACATGTAAATGGGGAATGCAACatttataatattgataataattcaTTTGAAAACTGACGCATATTCTTATATAACAGAATAAAATGTTTAATTCAATAACTAGAAGATCTACATAATGAGGGTTCTAAATTTATGCATGAAAATGGAAAAAACTGTTACtgaattcatgataatacgaTTTGGATCATTCTAACAGGTAAAACCCAACATTTTTGACGTTCAAGAAACCCTAGGCATTGATAAGCATTAATGGAATCAAGATTTTGTCTGAAATATAGCTGCCTAATGAGTGAAAGGAATCCTCTAGTGTAATACCACATACCTAGTGAAGAACATTATGGagaaatctttttattttggagCCTGAACTAATGAAACCTTGTTGCATTCTTCGGAAGGGTTTGGTCGCCTCTTTCTCCTCTATAGTTTCTAAGTTTCTGAGTGTCTGTGAATGATCTGACTTTGATAAATTCTTATTATGTTTGTAGGATAAAACTAACCAAAAACACATAGTTTAGGGTTGAACGACGTAGGTTAATAGTCCTACACTTTAGGAAGAGAACAAAACACCCCTGGCATAACCGATTTCAAGGTAACCGAATGACTACTGATTAACTGATGGTCTGTGCTTGTCAATCGTAAGTCGTCAATGGACGCTGGTTTCTATGGGTATGATCCCGATGCAGATCAATATACATGGTCTAACCTAAGGTATGTGGGTTCGGCTGTTGGTCGACCCTTAGACGGAATTCTAGGACTGAATTCAGGGTTgtttatattgttaatattGTTGGGTTGCGCGAGAAATTACTTGACTTGTAATAGTCTTGAGATAGAAATCTATTGCATCTACACTCTGACTTACCTACTATCACGCCCCTAGCCTACACTCAGGATGTGGTCGGCACTCACTAACAATTTATGTCCTTGTGCGAACCCTTAGCCTGACTTACTTTAATCAGTGGAACAGTTAAATCAATATAAGAAACATTCTCATTAaataacatgaaataaataatttttccaaaatgGCACGTATGTCTCATGGAAAAACTTCtgcaaaaaaagaagaagaaagagacacAAAATTAAACTgtctgactatctatgaagccacTACAATattaagatggatgttgggacacaCCCCATAACAtgttataaaataaagactGAAAAAACAAGTAATTGTGTCTGTAAAAATGCAAGGAGACTCACCACTTACTACGAGTGCTCAGTTGGATCAACAAGGTGCTTGATGATATTGATCCTTGTTACCTGTGTCTCcatcatgatacgatgcaggTAAACTTGTATCATTACATTGAAAGTACGAGTGTGCGATTTGGTATGCTAACCACAACATAGGATATATACATGATTGAACAAGagataatttataaaatcaattaatacaataataaaaaatttaccaaataaattttaatcaattgatatattaatttacTAATATATATGTCACAAAACAATGAGATAATGACAACTTCATAAATAGTTCAATAACATCAATCtaattaggaaaatatttaatttgtaattaaTATTGTTAGAGATTGACAATGATACAAACcaacttaaaaagaaattttataaatataatgatttttgtTAAAATCCTACCTTATaagaaaatcatcataaaaatttttacatttttgttatttgagttcattttaatcaaataatatgaGGATTTTCTCGCTATAAATAGGTGGTTAGAACAAACACCAAACATCACATTTTCCTATATTTTCAATCCAGAAATTTAgccatgaaaatatttattggtcgcaaaaaaattgtaattgcaaggatacaaaattcaaaaaatagacAAGTAACATTCTCAAAACGACGTATTGGCCTATTTAAAAAGGCAACTGAGCTATGTACTTTATGTGGTGCTTGTGTTGCTGTTGTAATTTTTTCATCTAGCAACAAAGTATATTCATGTGGACATCCTTCCGCTGAGTTAATTGTGGATAAGTTTCTTGGAGAAAATCAACCCGGCTTTGATGCTCCTAACTCCACTAGCTTATCTCATCAAAATGTAAATGTTGATGATATCAACAATGAACTAAACATGTTGGAGAATTCACTcgaacaagaaaaaaaacatggAAAAGCTCTCAAAGGATTATGGAAAGAACTTCCATATGAACAACTCAACTTTTCTGACCTTAAAAAGTTGATTGAGCTCTTGGAAGCTGCagatgaagaagttgaaagagTAGCAAGCCAACTTATGGAGTATGATACGGAATTTCTGTATCAAACTATTGGAATGTCCCTTTCACCTTTAAGATTTGATGGCAACAGTTCGTCCAATTTCAATGAAGCTCCATCAGGATCCAACGAATAGatatatataagtttatttaaaaatcagtgatttaattgtgtattatagAGTTTTCATTTCAATATCtatgattatgtttgttatatttatgaatttaatttttacctACAAATATGTTTGTGATTGAATGGGACGGACTTGTGTTTAgtacttcattttaatttcttcGTCTTACCTTTTTTAGGTCAGtgtaaaatataatgtattttatttatttttggccGCTCTTAGCTAATCTATTCCATATGTCATGCATAAAATCACAAGAATAAAAAGCATTTGTTACATTTcacatatcattaatttataaaaaaaagatttaaaagttagtttattttctcaatttccatgccaattcaaaataatatacttaaATCAAAACGAAAAGGGTATGGAATAATTGTCAATTGAAGCTGATGTATAAGTGTTGAAAAACAAAGTAGTAAGagaatattaaataagaaaatgaaactcATGTCAGATAGCTTAAAGTGCAAcatatcttatttaaaaaaaactaaaattcttATAGAGTATAGCATGCATCTACTTATACCTATAAaattaacattactttataatcATCGATAAAGCATGTCTTACCACCTCACTTCTACTTATACATATGTatagtttataattttaatgttat
Proteins encoded in this window:
- the LOC104645104 gene encoding agamous-like MADS-box protein AGL61 produces the protein MESPGGYGRFERGRAPDPDGESNKVYSCGHPSTELIVDKFLGENQPGFDAPNSTSLSHQNVNVDEINNELNMLENSHEKQKKHGKALQGLREELPYEQLNFSDLKKLIELLEAADEEVERVVS
- the LOC104645105 gene encoding agamous-like MADS-box protein AGL62, whose translation is MDAGFYGYDPDADQYTWSNLSNKVYSCGHPSAELIVDKFLGENQPGFDAPNSTSLSHQNVNVDDINNELNMLENSLEQEKKHGKALKGLWKELPYEQLNFSDLKKLIELLEAADEEVERVASQLMEYDTEFLYQTIGMSLSPLRFDGNSSSNFNEAPSGSNE